A genomic window from Phoenix dactylifera cultivar Barhee BC4 unplaced genomic scaffold, palm_55x_up_171113_PBpolish2nd_filt_p 000007F, whole genome shotgun sequence includes:
- the LOC103704486 gene encoding eukaryotic translation initiation factor 3 subunit M yields the protein MTTIVATSEDDPVLAVVRFTSELAWADAGPEVAELQVTRLCIEAQECMITSRWLDLASLMLTSADLIVSRVSEKDLECIFTVICNLVTRASIPDEALEMAKLISAKVIQQPNDKPALRLKMLFNLYNLLENPYARFLVYNKALNLAASGKVTESIIPSFKNIDSFLQEWNIGKMDQRELFLTISNILKDNKSMAKDSFAFLTKYLATFSGAGEESCTMNEAKEEAVHSIIEFVRSPDIFQCDLLDMPAVGQLEKDGKYALIYQLLKIFLNQRLDAYLDFHAANSTLLKSYGLVHDDCITKMRLMSLLDLSSNDSREIPYSVIRDALRITDEEVEYWIVKAITSKLLDCKMDQMNQFVIVSRHTERVFGLSEWQSLHSKLGAWRGNIANAISTIQANKVSGGLQAMQGLMIR from the exons gtCGCAGAACTTCAGGTGACCCGACTTTGTATTGAAGCCCAGGAATGTATGATTACGAGTAGATGGTTGGATCTGGCATCTCTAATGCTTACTTCAGCAGACTTGATAGTATCACGAGTGTCAGAGAAAG aCCTGGAATGTATTTTCACTGTTATCTGCAACCTTGTCACAAGAGCAAGTATTCCGGATGAAGCACTAGAGATGGCAAAGCTCATATCTGCAAAAGTTATCCAGCAACCAAATGATAAACCTGCTCTTCGCCTGAAGAT GCTGTTCAATTTGTACAATCTGCTAGAGAATCCCTACGCTAGGTTCCTTGTCTACAACAAAGCACTCAATTTGGCAGCTAGTGGAAAAGTTACTGAAAGCATTATACCTTCATTCAAAAATATAGATAGTTTTCTGCAAGAGTGGAATATTGGAAAAATGGATCAAAGGGAGCTTTTCCTCACCATCTCTAACATTTTAAAGGACAATAAGAG CATGGCCAAAGATTCTTTTGCTTTCTTGACCAAGTATTTAGCGACTTTTTCTGGTGCTGGTGAGGAGTCATGTACGATGAATGAGGCCAAAGAGGAAGCTGTGCATTCCATTATAGAGTTTGTGAGGTCTCCAGACATATTTCAG TGTGATCTGCTAGACATGCCTGCTGTTGGGCAGCTGGAAAAAGATGGaaagtatgcattgatttaCCAGCTGCTGAAGATCTTTCTCAATCAAAGGCTTGATGCCTACTTAGATTTTCATGCTGCTAATTCTACTTTATTGAAAAGCTACG GTCTGGTTCATGACGACTGCATAACAAAAATGAGGTTGATGTCATTGCTAGACCTCAGTTCCAACGATTCTCGTGAAATTCCATATTCTGTCATCAGGGACGCACTTCGG ATCACGGACGAGGAGGTAGAATATTGGATTGTCAAAGCAATCACCTCCAAACTTCTGGACTGTAAAATGGATCAGATGAATCAATTTGTGATTGTGAG CCGGCATACTGAGCGAGTGTTTGGGCTGTCAGAGTGGCAAAGTCTTCATTCCAAGCTGGGAGCTTGGAGG GGAAATATTGCCAATGCTATCAGCACAATCCAAGCTAACAAAGTATCTGGAGGACTACAGGCAATGCAAGGATTAATGATACGCTGA
- the LOC103704485 gene encoding protein SPIRAL1-like 1 isoform X2, with product MRRGVSSGGGQSSLGYLFGSDETPKPAGNQTPVADDTAPPLKPSEASAPVDVSKQTPAGIQENTTNNYFRADGQNCGNFLTDRPSTKVHAAPGGGSSLNYLFGNGGK from the exons ATGCGTCGTGGTGTAAGCAGTGGAGGAGGGCAGAGTTCACTGGGCTACCTTTTTGGGAGTGATGAGACCCCTAAACCTGCTGGAAATCAAACTCCAGTTGCTGATGACACTGCACCACCCCTAAAGCCTTCTGAGGCGTCAGCACCTGTTGATGTCAGCAAGCAGACTCCAGCAGGCATCCAAGAGAATACTACAAACAACTACTTCCGTGCAGATGGCCAGAATTGTGGCAATTTTCTTACG GACCGGCCTTCAACTAAGGTTCATGCTGCTCCTGGTGGCGGTTCTTCCCTCAATTACCTCTTTGGCAATGGTGGCAAGTGA
- the LOC103704485 gene encoding protein SPIRAL1-like 1 isoform X1: MERMRRGVSSGGGQSSLGYLFGSDETPKPAGNQTPVADDTAPPLKPSEASAPVDVSKQTPAGIQENTTNNYFRADGQNCGNFLTDRPSTKVHAAPGGGSSLNYLFGNGGK, translated from the exons AGAATGCGTCGTGGTGTAAGCAGTGGAGGAGGGCAGAGTTCACTGGGCTACCTTTTTGGGAGTGATGAGACCCCTAAACCTGCTGGAAATCAAACTCCAGTTGCTGATGACACTGCACCACCCCTAAAGCCTTCTGAGGCGTCAGCACCTGTTGATGTCAGCAAGCAGACTCCAGCAGGCATCCAAGAGAATACTACAAACAACTACTTCCGTGCAGATGGCCAGAATTGTGGCAATTTTCTTACG GACCGGCCTTCAACTAAGGTTCATGCTGCTCCTGGTGGCGGTTCTTCCCTCAATTACCTCTTTGGCAATGGTGGCAAGTGA